cttaaaatattatttattgtacctacctataatattatatacatgtattcgaataagatttaatttatataatagctACACACTTGCATATCACAGAAACACGTATATTTtacatagatatattaaatACTCAGATTTTCGATAGTAATACTACATCGTTACATCCGCAAAAAAATggatttacttaattttttaaatgtaaagcATGTATTTAATAGAAATGTAATTGAAAGTttgatcataaataatttattgcgcTCAGGAGGATATCAACGCAATATAGCAAATTTGCGTTCATCTTCAACATAACCACTTCTAtgttagtataaaattaaatggacAAGCTACCTACCACCACACTCagggaataaaattatataggaaaCCTAATAGGCCTAATTAAAATTTTGgaacctaattaatattttttaattttaaagcgaaatgtgattattttaaatattataaggttcaaatattatatagaagctTATGAAGTGCCCCAGATTATATCCTTaactttatatttgataatatgtctaatattaaagctataGCACCACACGATTTTTTCTCTCGAACGTCAATATTTTGTTGTGTTTCGCGTAGTAcagagaaaaataaattagtcctaaaaatctttaaaatgtattgataccTACTgttgttttattctttttaaaaggctaatattaatattgcacCCACTGTCCACATTACATCCATAGCTCAAAGTAACTAAGTGGACCTCTACATGATATTAAATCCTTTACAGCTCATGATACTATAAAACTTTTGAGGtttgttgtaaaaaattgtAGTTGGCTGAATATAAAACCATAACACACGGTATTTAGTGCAAAAACGCAAACATCGATTCgtaacaaataacatttaattatactGATAATGTGTCcccaacatattttataaacacctCAGCTTAATTGTATTTTTCCACCACACACAAGAAACATTCAAATTACTCACTTTAAAGACCCATCCCCTGTTATTAAACACACTCGTCATGCAAGCAGCAAAACATCTATTTGGGTCAATTGGCATTGCTTCACGTCTTGCACTACGACAGTCGTCAGCCATGGGTGCTATGGCTGTCCGAACAAAGATTACCAATGTCAAAAATTCAGCAGGATGTGGTTCACCGAGTCACTTAAAGAACATCGGATTTGACCTTCCATTTTGGGGTTCGACTTCATCTAGTGATTGTGATTCAACGCCGAAAAACCCATCGGGTAGCTGTAATTCACAACCGAAGCCTCCGGCTGGTGGCTGCGGACCACCACCAAAACCTCCAACTAGTGGTTGCGGGTCTCCACCAAAACCACCGACTGGTGGCTGTAGTTCACCACCAAAACCTCCGTCTGGAGGCTGTGGTTCGCCACCAAAACCTCCAACTGGTGGCTGTAGTTCACCACCGAAACCTCCGGCTGGTGGCTGCGGACCACCAAAGAAACCTCCAACTAGTGGTTGCGGGTCTCCACCAAAACCACCGACTGGTGGCTGCAGTTCACCACCAAAACCTCCGGCTGGTGGCTGTGGATCACCACCGAAACCACCGACTGGTGGCTGTGGATCAACACCAAAACCTCCGGCTGGTGGCTGTGGATCACCACCGAAACCACCGACTGGTGGCTGTGGATCAACACCAAAACCTCCATCTAGTGGATGTGGATCGACACCAAAACGTCCGACTAGTGGCTGCGGATCACCACCGAAACCTCCAACTAGTTCCTGTAGTTCCCCACCGAAACCTCCGACTAGTGGCTGCGGATCACCACCAAAACCGCCAACTGGTGGCTGTAGTTCACCACTGAAACCTCCATCTAGTAGCTGTGGATCGCCACCTAAACCTCCGTCTGGAGGCTGTAGTTCACCACCGAAACCTCCGACTAGTAGCTGCGGATCACCACCAAAACCTCCAACTGGTTTCTGTGGAGCTCCACCAAAACTTACGTCAGGGGGTTGTGGATCGCCACCAAAACTTACGTTGGGGGGTTGTGGATCGCCACCAAAACTTACGTCTGGAGGCTGCGGATCGCCACCGAAATCTCCAAATAGTGGCTGTGGAGCGCCACCAAAACCTCCGTTAGGGAGTTGTGGATCACCACCAAAACTTACGTCTGGAGGCTGTGGATCACCATTGAAACCTCTATCTGGTGGCTGTGGATCGCCACCTAAACTTACGTCTGGTAGGTGCGGTTCACCACCAGAATCTCCGTCCGGAGGCTGTGGTACGCCACCAAAACCTCCATCTGTAGGCTGCGGTACTCCACCAAAACCTGCAACCGGAGGCTGTGGTTCGCCACCAAAACCTCCATCTAGCGGCTGTGGATCGCCACTGAAACCTCCGGCTGGTGGCTGCGGATCACCACCGAAACCTCCGGCTGGTGGCTGTGGATCACCACCGAAACCTCCGGTTGGTGGCTGCGGATCACCGCCGAAACCACCAACTGGTGGCTGTGGATCAACACCAAAACCTCCATCTAGTGGATGTGGATCGACACCAAAACCTCCGACTAGTGGCTGCGGATCACCACCGAAACCACCAACTGGTGGCTGTGGATCAACACCAAAACCTCCAACTGGAGGCTGTGGTTCGCCACCAAAACCTCCGTCTGGTGGCTGTGGATCACCACCTAAACCTCCGACTAGTGGTTGTGGGTCTCCAGCGAAACCCACATCTGGTGATTGTGGGTCTACCCAGAAACCTCCAACTGGTGGCTGTGGAGCGCCACCGAAACCTCCATCTAGTGGATGTGGATCGACACCGAAACCTCCGACTAGTGGCTGCGGATCACCACCGAAGCCACCAACTGGTGGCTGTGGATCAACACCAAAACCTCCAACTGGTGGCTGTGGAGCGCCACCGAAACCTCCATCTAGTGGATGTGGATCGACACCGAAACCTCCAACTGGAGGCTGTGGTTCGCCACCAAAACCTCCGTCTGGTGGCTGTGGATCACCACCTAAACCTCCGACTAGTGGTTGTGGGTCTCCAGCGAAACCCACATCTGGTGATTGTGGGTCTACCCAGAAACCTAAGACTGGAGGATTTTGGTCACTCTGGAAATCCTCGCCGAaaccagtaaaaaaataaagaaactatgGTTCTCGAGATCTACAAATTCATACACTACGCTGTATCAAATGTTTGTAAAACTATGAATAAAGGGTTTTTTATGtagaaaattcatatttttcaatattattaataatataagtaggtacattatcgAAGGCGTTTCACAGAGTGTATAGCCAATAAAACCAGATCAACGCAACTGTTGAAATActcaattaatgtaataattatttttgcgtttcttattttattacttattaaaaaaaaatgatcgttAAGGTTAGATTTTTAACAGCTCacagttacaataataaaatgattttattctGAATGAATCTTTATCAACTGTTTAGTTAATTTTCGTGGATATATTAAGTCAATTTctgtcaataattatattatttgaactttATTTAATACCAAATACTAATGTGAAACtatgtattgaaattattagattatgtaatttattgtataagtagAACTCAGATTTTAAagcacaattaatattaaaaattaaattaaattgtttaaaaaaagcaaaaaaagccttagctataaaatttgaaaatgttatacatttttaactacaaaaagtgtcaaaatattttcaaaatgttatggtgtatagaaaatgaaaatatgaacattcagtaaaatgttcatgtatctacaattattcgttttagaataacaataaaataacaaaacgactacatgagaaatcgagtgaatatccaatattagaaaaatatgaacttcaaacgctcttaaaatttaatttgatttgcttgtagacattttttttttttttgataaaggtagacaaacttatgagggatcctgtattacatttttaaatcttagatttaattatttcatagttttcgtgatttttccgtattttgtcaagatttgaactttaaatgcttataaataaaactgtgactaaggatttttaatatttttcgaatgtcattgtaacaatatagtaggaaccttgttttaaattgtcaagcttttttacctaacaaataatgttttattaattattaacattcatagaaaaagaGACTAATAAAAGACTAAtttcaaatctaaaattataaatattataaaggtataaaaaaaatatcaaaaaaaaatgtactgaaaATGTTGTACCATAAATTTATATCAGAGAAAAGTTCaataaaaacgtattaatttttcaaaataattataaatgaaatagatattgttttttttttatattggaaaCTTTATAAGATCACTTATTCGTTTTTCGATGTATCAGCATGGCATGTATAGGTTAAAGGTACgatgtacatattattgattaaaatttattaaattgaaataatttaaaaataattgaattatttatattagtcaATAAACAACTGATTATCTAATCTGTATTAGAagctaaattgtaattttattcacGATTAGTAAAAAGGTATCAATTATGTCACCCAaacacgcaataataataaaatatgcaa
This genomic window from Metopolophium dirhodum isolate CAU chromosome 1, ASM1992520v1, whole genome shotgun sequence contains:
- the LOC132936009 gene encoding formin-2-like; protein product: MQAAKHLFGSIGIASRLALRQSSAMGAMAVRTKITNVKNSAGCGSPSHLKNIGFDLPFWGSTSSSDCDSTPKNPSGSCNSQPKPPAGGCGPPPKPPTSGCGSPPKPPSGGCGSPPKPPTGGCSSPPKPPAGGCGPPKKPPTSGCGSPPKPPTGGCSSPPKPPAGGCGSPPKPPTGGCGSTPKPPAGGCGSPPKPPTGGCGTPPKPPSVGCGTPPKPATGGCGSPPKPPSSGCGSPLKPPAGGCGSPPKPPAGGCGSPPKPPVGGCGSPPKPPTGGCGSTPKPPSSGCGSTPKPPTSGCGSPPKPPTGGCGSTPKPPTGGCGSPPKPPSGGCGSPPKPPTSGCGSPAKPTSGDCGSTQKPPTGGCGAPPKPPSSGCGSTPKPPTSGCGSPPKPPTGGCGSTPKPPTGGCGAPPKPPSSGCGSTPKPPTGGCGSPPKPPSGGCGSPPKPPTSGCGSPAKPTSGDCGSTQKPKTGGFWSLWKSSPKPVKK